One genomic segment of Candidatus Hydrogenedentota bacterium includes these proteins:
- a CDS encoding ABC transporter permease, whose amino-acid sequence MSLFEHLGVALSSLAQNKVRSALTMLGVIIGVLSVILLIALGEGAQAYVEREFAGMGSNILIITPGKQETSGMMPLVAGSFRKLTYNNAKEIERKAAGVMGVSPLVIGAGAVKWGDRQRNTIVIGAVSNFEEVRDIHAQIGRFISEQDVDRGNKVCILGTTVKRELFGNQNALYEKVAINRMKHMVVGILEKKGVMLGIDVDDLVLVPLTSGQQMFYGGEDELFEIIVKAQSAEDIDTATESIRTILTAAHDYTEDFTITDQTSMLDTFGEIFLALRIMLAGIASISLLVGGIGIMNIMLVSVRERTREVGIRKAVGAKRRDIAMQFAIEAVTLSSIGGWIGIALGFVGTFIMRQFLPTFPVYCSAWSIIMAFTFSMTVGVFFGAYPAVKASSVDPVEALRYE is encoded by the coding sequence ATGAGCCTGTTCGAACATCTAGGTGTTGCGCTCTCGTCCTTGGCGCAGAATAAGGTCCGGTCGGCGTTAACCATGCTGGGCGTGATCATCGGTGTGCTATCTGTAATCCTGTTGATCGCGCTTGGCGAGGGAGCTCAGGCCTACGTCGAGCGCGAGTTCGCGGGGATGGGCAGCAACATCCTCATCATCACTCCCGGCAAGCAGGAAACCTCGGGCATGATGCCCCTGGTGGCAGGGAGTTTCCGCAAGCTAACCTATAACAACGCAAAGGAGATCGAACGCAAGGCCGCCGGCGTCATGGGCGTGTCTCCGCTGGTGATCGGGGCGGGAGCCGTGAAATGGGGAGATCGCCAGCGTAATACCATTGTCATTGGCGCCGTGTCCAATTTTGAGGAGGTCCGCGATATCCATGCACAGATCGGGAGGTTCATTTCAGAGCAGGACGTGGACCGGGGCAACAAGGTGTGCATTCTCGGGACGACCGTGAAGCGGGAACTGTTCGGAAACCAGAACGCGTTGTACGAGAAAGTGGCGATCAATCGCATGAAACACATGGTCGTCGGCATTCTCGAGAAGAAGGGCGTCATGCTCGGGATCGATGTCGACGACCTGGTGCTTGTGCCTCTTACAAGTGGCCAGCAGATGTTCTATGGCGGCGAGGACGAGTTATTTGAGATCATCGTCAAGGCCCAAAGTGCTGAAGACATCGACACCGCGACCGAATCCATCCGCACCATCCTCACGGCGGCCCACGACTATACGGAGGATTTCACCATCACGGACCAGACGTCGATGCTCGACACCTTCGGTGAGATATTCCTGGCGTTGCGCATCATGCTTGCGGGCATCGCGTCCATTTCATTGCTGGTGGGCGGCATCGGCATCATGAATATCATGCTCGTATCGGTGCGCGAGCGGACCCGCGAGGTGGGCATCCGCAAGGCCGTAGGCGCGAAACGGCGTGACATCGCGATGCAGTTCGCCATCGAAGCGGTCACCCTCAGCTCCATCGGCGGATGGATCGGCATCGCGCTCGGGTTCGTCGGCACCTTCATCATGCGGCAGTTCTTGCCCACGTTTCCGGTGTATTGCTCGGCCTGGTCCATCATCATGGCCTTCACCTTCAGCATGACCGTCGGCGTCTTCTTCGGGGCCTACCCGGCCGTAAAGGCCTCGAGCGTCGATCCAGTCGAAGCCCTGCGCTACGAATAG
- a CDS encoding LamG domain-containing protein, protein MGLLLIASMMWASFAAEDLTGVVAHYPFDEGSGAVLHDRSGNGYDGVIVGAQWASAEEGGGLRFCNGPESGDVDFGDNRNLKIAGDSTILAWVRLDASPYPDDATNWTIIDCERYRAEGFVLRVDGGTSRVMYRASQKGAEQYAFGATVLSNQTVHFIGVVRQDDAVTVYVNGLPDASFAVHSNEFGEAPFRISAEGQPFRGTVFEVTLLNRPVSPDEIAARYWRGAERYRKEGARPGQLSLRPFVYYDEKVACVEVAFLGVMPLAAGEQVRVALVRGDGEILASQAVSEVPREGRGRYFFPLNGLMEGQYELRAELTGAARTARTTAPFRYPAPEPAVPSPKDEMIPPLPREPAPVACRLEASPGGGTYVTVAETRLMLESSFSIPNSGENRLACADAPDATGEPEWRLAQSEADTVAARGRFYAVARGLRPEAGRMVVTDTITNLTSEPLGLIFHNRLSARDTRFEKALVAAKQTVRTVEDCPLKFCPTVFLVRPDLGVGLVALDDVYIVQSRGASDGQTWVDLYSREFALDAGVAYTLEWAIYANATGDYYDFVNAIRRDERRNEVSIEGGLSFLPGTQQKRDIALMPGPDYFALREPRYVTLGCLSWCTDDPAISVEGIEFVEYPQERKQVRAMMDALAAIRPGARGMFHVAHQLYATNRPQERFPDSKVVGADGKQAVYPYQYENGTYFSAERVADNWRWWIYYPTLENSFGKALLDSVDVMMDEMGTEGVFADGFLFGYGGEYTYDHWDRHSADIDPVTHVITRKKASVLLVTQDAMAAWCRKIWAKGGVVIANGVVPTRSLCALPVITDKEVTEGPDVALLPTPVTLGNPSLCSSEEGVYEDVLGKLRWGNLYFYYNEPAALAYESVPKRMYPITVQEVHAGYVKGRERLVTMHSGVYGWPDAPDLHLAYRYDGRGHPIRAGYVTAVDPDSVRTRVVLEDNECAVLERIPLRIETAAPFHVIVERGANGSLRLHLNGHGTIRILMPNEFPRDVTIDGPQEVVLLLPESDSLKK, encoded by the coding sequence ATGGGCCTGCTTCTGATTGCGTCGATGATGTGGGCATCCTTTGCCGCGGAAGACCTGACGGGGGTCGTGGCGCATTATCCGTTTGACGAAGGTTCGGGCGCCGTTCTGCATGACCGGAGCGGCAACGGCTATGATGGTGTGATTGTGGGCGCGCAGTGGGCTTCCGCTGAGGAAGGGGGCGGGCTCCGGTTCTGCAACGGTCCCGAAAGCGGGGATGTGGACTTCGGCGACAATCGCAACCTCAAGATCGCGGGCGACTCGACGATTCTGGCCTGGGTCCGTTTAGACGCTTCGCCGTATCCCGATGATGCCACGAACTGGACGATCATCGATTGCGAGCGTTACCGCGCGGAAGGATTCGTGCTGCGGGTCGACGGAGGGACTTCGCGGGTCATGTACCGCGCGAGCCAAAAAGGCGCGGAGCAGTACGCCTTCGGCGCCACCGTCTTATCCAACCAGACGGTGCACTTCATCGGGGTCGTCCGCCAGGACGACGCCGTCACCGTGTACGTCAACGGCCTTCCGGACGCGTCGTTCGCGGTCCATTCCAACGAGTTCGGCGAGGCGCCGTTCCGTATCAGCGCCGAGGGCCAACCTTTTCGCGGAACCGTTTTCGAAGTTACGCTGCTGAACAGGCCGGTCAGCCCGGACGAGATCGCAGCGCGGTATTGGCGCGGAGCGGAACGGTACCGGAAGGAAGGCGCGCGGCCCGGGCAGTTGTCCCTTAGACCCTTTGTTTACTATGACGAGAAAGTGGCGTGCGTCGAGGTCGCGTTTCTGGGCGTGATGCCGTTGGCTGCGGGCGAACAGGTGCGCGTCGCACTGGTCCGCGGCGACGGTGAGATCTTGGCGTCGCAGGCGGTATCGGAGGTCCCTCGCGAAGGCCGGGGCCGATACTTCTTCCCACTCAACGGGCTTATGGAGGGCCAATATGAACTCCGTGCGGAATTGACGGGGGCCGCCCGAACCGCGCGCACGACGGCGCCGTTTCGCTATCCCGCGCCGGAACCGGCGGTCCCGTCGCCCAAGGATGAGATGATCCCGCCGTTGCCCCGCGAGCCGGCGCCCGTCGCGTGCCGCCTCGAAGCCTCGCCCGGTGGGGGAACCTATGTGACCGTCGCTGAAACGCGGTTGATGCTCGAATCCTCGTTTTCGATTCCGAACAGTGGTGAGAACCGGCTGGCCTGTGCCGATGCCCCGGACGCAACCGGCGAGCCGGAATGGCGCCTCGCCCAGTCTGAGGCCGACACCGTGGCGGCGCGGGGCCGGTTCTACGCGGTGGCGCGCGGGCTGCGGCCTGAGGCCGGCCGCATGGTGGTCACGGACACTATCACAAACCTTACCAGCGAGCCGCTGGGCCTGATTTTCCACAACCGGCTCAGCGCGCGCGACACCCGGTTTGAGAAGGCGCTCGTGGCGGCTAAGCAAACCGTCCGGACCGTGGAGGATTGCCCGCTCAAGTTCTGTCCCACCGTCTTTCTCGTGAGGCCCGACCTGGGCGTCGGTCTCGTGGCCCTGGACGACGTCTATATTGTCCAGAGCCGCGGCGCCTCAGACGGCCAGACATGGGTAGACCTTTATTCCCGGGAGTTCGCCCTGGACGCCGGCGTCGCGTACACGTTGGAGTGGGCCATCTACGCCAACGCGACCGGCGACTACTACGATTTCGTCAACGCAATCCGCCGCGACGAACGTCGCAACGAGGTTTCGATCGAGGGTGGTCTGTCGTTTTTGCCGGGCACTCAACAAAAGCGTGACATCGCCCTCATGCCCGGCCCGGACTACTTTGCCCTGCGCGAGCCAAGGTACGTCACGCTCGGGTGTCTATCGTGGTGCACGGACGACCCTGCGATATCGGTCGAAGGCATCGAGTTTGTTGAATACCCGCAGGAACGCAAACAGGTTCGCGCAATGATGGATGCGCTGGCTGCGATCCGGCCAGGCGCCAGAGGCATGTTCCACGTCGCGCACCAGCTTTATGCGACGAACCGTCCCCAAGAGCGATTCCCCGACTCGAAAGTCGTCGGGGCCGACGGCAAGCAAGCCGTTTACCCTTACCAATATGAGAACGGTACGTATTTCTCCGCTGAACGCGTCGCGGATAACTGGCGCTGGTGGATCTACTACCCCACGCTCGAAAACTCCTTCGGCAAGGCCCTGCTCGACAGCGTAGACGTCATGATGGACGAGATGGGCACGGAGGGAGTGTTCGCGGACGGGTTCCTGTTCGGCTACGGCGGCGAGTACACCTACGACCATTGGGATCGTCACAGCGCGGACATTGATCCTGTGACGCACGTCATCACGCGCAAAAAGGCTTCTGTCCTCCTCGTCACCCAGGACGCCATGGCCGCGTGGTGCCGGAAGATCTGGGCCAAGGGCGGCGTGGTCATTGCCAACGGCGTGGTCCCTACTCGCTCCCTCTGCGCGTTGCCCGTCATCACCGACAAGGAAGTCACCGAGGGACCCGACGTAGCTCTCCTTCCCACCCCCGTCACGCTCGGCAACCCCTCTTTGTGTAGCTCCGAGGAAGGCGTCTATGAGGACGTTTTGGGCAAATTGCGCTGGGGCAATTTGTATTTTTACTACAACGAACCCGCGGCGTTGGCGTACGAGTCCGTCCCCAAACGGATGTATCCCATCACGGTGCAGGAAGTGCATGCCGGATACGTCAAGGGAAGAGAGCGCCTTGTCACCATGCACAGCGGCGTCTATGGCTGGCCCGACGCCCCTGATCTCCACTTGGCCTACCGCTACGACGGACGGGGCCATCCGATCCGCGCTGGGTACGTTACCGCAGTTGACCCCGACTCCGTGCGGACCCGCGTCGTGCTCGAGGATAACGAATGCGCCGTGCTCGAACGTATCCCCCTCCGTATTGAAACTGCTGCACCGTTCCACGTCATCGTAGAGCGCGGCGCCAACGGCAGCCTCCGCCTCCACCTCAATGGCCACGGCACGATCCGCATCCTTATGCCCAACGAGTTCCCGCGCGACGTTACTATTGACGGCCCGCAGGAGGTTGTCTTGCTGCTCCCGGAATCCGACAGTCTTAAGAAGTAG